One part of the Chloroflexota bacterium genome encodes these proteins:
- a CDS encoding MFS transporter has protein sequence MHQTENAPRRSYAIFAVVAIGLFVVSVDTAMIVIGMPALTEDLDTTLGWAGWTITGYQLSQTVIMPIAGKLSDTFGRKRLFLIAVLFYITCSVVATTAPSVYVLISARTLQGLAGGVFLPSATGIVGDAFGGARRGTMIGLFSSVLPIGGMIGPNIGGVLVDLASWRWIFAFSIPFCAALFTLGVLVIPNKPGLPGKHKVDVAGAALLAAAVISFMYGMTSWANHPDRIDSPSVWAFFIIAAVFFALLMRQEYRTADPMVDPRLLWKKSFVAVNVYTFIHSAVLFGTFTFIPLYMKDAYGLSGTQSGAILTPRFVAAAIFSAIASFHLSRTGYRAPIRIGVIVIVLSVALMSLGKIEAAPIAVLTVLVTLTGVGGGITNPATNNAALDLEPTRLAAVTGLRGMFRSMGGVVGITVTIVVLSNFDDKVRGMEIIFLSMGISLAATLILIGWIPESLKVRQKRQ, from the coding sequence CGACTCTCGGCTGGGCGGGGTGGACCATCACCGGCTATCAGCTGAGCCAGACCGTGATCATGCCCATCGCGGGCAAGCTGAGCGATACCTTCGGACGCAAGCGCCTCTTTCTGATCGCGGTCCTTTTCTACATCACGTGCTCCGTTGTCGCCACAACGGCCCCCAGCGTCTATGTGCTGATCAGCGCGAGGACGCTCCAGGGCTTGGCGGGCGGTGTCTTTCTTCCCTCGGCCACGGGTATCGTGGGCGATGCCTTCGGCGGCGCGCGCCGGGGGACGATGATCGGCCTCTTCTCCAGCGTCCTGCCCATCGGCGGCATGATCGGCCCGAACATCGGCGGCGTCCTGGTGGACCTTGCCTCCTGGCGGTGGATCTTCGCCTTCAGCATCCCATTTTGCGCCGCCTTGTTTACTCTGGGGGTGCTGGTGATCCCCAATAAGCCTGGACTTCCCGGCAAGCACAAGGTTGATGTGGCGGGCGCGGCGCTCCTCGCGGCGGCCGTCATCTCTTTCATGTACGGCATGACCTCCTGGGCGAACCACCCCGACCGGATTGACAGCCCGTCCGTTTGGGCGTTTTTCATCATCGCCGCAGTCTTCTTCGCCTTGTTGATGCGCCAGGAGTACCGGACGGCGGATCCGATGGTTGACCCGAGGTTGCTTTGGAAGAAGTCGTTCGTTGCGGTCAATGTCTACACGTTTATCCATTCAGCCGTTCTCTTCGGCACATTCACCTTCATCCCCCTGTATATGAAGGACGCCTATGGGCTTTCGGGCACCCAGAGCGGCGCGATCCTGACGCCGCGCTTCGTGGCTGCGGCTATCTTCTCCGCCATCGCGAGTTTCCACCTCAGCCGCACCGGCTACCGGGCGCCCATACGCATCGGCGTCATCGTCATCGTCCTCAGCGTGGCGCTCATGTCCTTGGGGAAGATCGAAGCGGCGCCCATCGCCGTCCTGACGGTGCTGGTCACGCTCACGGGCGTCGGCGGAGGCATCACGAACCCGGCCACGAACAATGCGGCCCTGGACCTGGAGCCGACGCGCCTTGCGGCCGTGACAGGCCTGCGCGGCATGTTCAGGTCCATGGGCGGCGTGGTGGGTATTACGGTCACCATCGTCGTCCTCAGCAACTTCGATGACAAGGTGCGCGGCATGGAGATCATCTTCCTCAGCATGGGCATTTCCCTGGCCGCGACCCTTATCCTCATCGGCTGGATCCCGGAGTCGCTCAAGGTGCGACAAAAGCGACAGTAA